The window GTCAGAGCAGAGCAAGGAAAACTTAGCAGCTTCATGTGCTTGCCGCCTTCCCCTCCCATGCCCTACAAGCATGTACAGATTAAGGGTCCAAGGAGGTTGAAGAATGAGAGGCTCGCGCTTTAGTGCGTAGGCAGGACTCCTCCAAAGTCCCAGATTTTGAGTTGGATACTGCCCCGTCTCAaaactccacccccaccccattttcAAGAACCTCGTCAACTCAGGCTCTCCAGTTACTCATTTTTCTCGTTACCGGAAATCCCGCCCTTGCCATTCAGTTCTTGGAATGCTACTATAGGGGAGATCACTGAGACGTAGTTGGGGCTGCATCTCCCTGGCAACTGTGGAGTGCGCCTGCGCAGTGGCTTCCCCAAGCAGGCAGCTCTAATTAGGTTTCTGCATCGCAGCACGCCAGACTTGGGGTCCAAAAGGGCATatctccccatcccccatccgCTCCCCCAGCAAGACGATTGTGTTGTTCTCTTCCTAAGGCTGACGAAAATGTAAGGAATGTCTTCCAGCTCTCTCTCATCTGGTAGGAAGTGACAGTTGGAGGTAGCTTTGGTgattaaatggatgaaaaaaagaGCAGAAAGCTTGCGGGTACCAGGAGGTGAGGAATTATAAAACCTCCACTACTGGTAGGCAGCAGCCCTCCACCTCCCCTGTCATAGGTGATTTTCCATATGACTCCCACCCTGTGCCAGGGCTCCCTCTCAGAAATTGTTACCTGCCGGCTCTCTAGGGAAGGCTTGAGGAGAGCTGTGAGCCAGGTTAGAAGCCGTGAGGAGGAACAGGATGAAGAGAGCCAAAATACTAACACACACCTTAACAGCTTGGGTGCTGAAATAAACTGCTGGCAGAGAGGATCCCCTTCAGGGCTCCTCCACGTGGATTATTGGTCTGACTCAAGATGCAAGACTCACTGCCTTCCGGAAAGCCATTATTGATTCCCAAGAGCCACTCTCTGTTACCTCTGTCACAGACTCATCTCTCCCATTCCCCCCTTAAACTCAACATTGTCTTTCTGAGCCACTTTTAAATTCCCTGAAGGTGTTTTACACATCGCCCCTGTCTTCTCCTCAACCTCtgttccccttccctttccttaaCCTTAGGTCTCCCAATAGATGTCACTAAAGCACATCTTGTCCCCAGCCCTCTATACCACCTTCACTTCCATACCaccttccccaccaccaccactgacCACTCCCCCACTCATCCCCTGCTTGACACCCGTGTACTTTCCCTAGCTTTTCTTGGAGCCCATCACCTTCTCCACCATCCCTCCCAGCACCTAAAGTTGGGAGTTATCCCAGGGAATCCCCACAGCACTCTGAGCTTACCCCTATTATACCACTTGCTGCAGCTTAATATAATTGCTGGTTTACTTCCATGACCCCACCCCCTTAAGCCCTGTGGCCCATCTGGGTCTTCTTCACCCTTATATTCCTAGCACCGAGCACTGTGCTCAGAGCAtggcaggtgcttaataaatatttatagaataaatgagTGCATAAGCACAGTGTATAAttcattatgcttttatttttcactacaCTCTGGAACAGTGAAGCCAATACAGTTAAATgacagtcttttaaaatatatatatgcatagcAGAAGACACAAAGGGAAGACAACCACAGATCagtcattttgtgtttgtttttgttatgtgtGTGTTGTTATTGTAAATTAAGTCCAGTACCAGATCATTTTACTGATTATTTCAAAGATGTAAATATTACCAATACATTTTACACAGCTATGAATTTTTATACTGAAAAAAGACAGGGATGGCAAATGAGCAATTTCACTTATAAACATTGATTATAAACCTAATTCATAGGtatattaaaaggaaagaaatactaTTAGAACTGGAACACAGACAGCAAGCACAGTGTGtactccccaccccaacccttcCAGACTTCCCATTTCGGGCCCCAGTGCCCATTTTCCCAAGGCCCTTCTAACTGATGCCATTAAACTGAAGTGATACATCTTCCCCAGACTTCACATGGGGCCAAAGAAGAACATGGCAGTTGCCTCAGATCTGGCTCTGGCCTCCTCATCTTCCATAGCCTCCCTATATTGCTCTGGCCAGTCCTGTGGTCTCTTTCTGTAGAGCTTGGCCATGTACTCCAAGGCTTTCATTTTGGTGGTTTCAAGGTGAGCTCGAGGACCCCATAGAAGCTCATATTCAACTGGATTAGAGTAAGACAGTGGCCTGCATTCCAGGTAGCGCTGTCTCATAAGCTTACAGGTGATGGCATGCTTTCTCCCTACATCCACACTAAATCTCCGAAGCAAGTTCCAGACATTGGCTTCTTTGACACGGTTGCCCATCAGGAAGATCAAACCTAGGATCGGCATCACATATTCTTGAGTGGGTCTCCCCAGGCTCTCTAGCATCACTTGCTCTTCTTCTGATTCTGGTTGCTGGACAAGGAGGTAGATGTGCTCACTGGTATCAACCTCAATCAGAGAGAACCCATAGAACAGATCAAGGATTAGAGTAGCTCGACTGAGGATATTTGGGAACACATCCTCGAATTCTTTGCCAGTGTGAGCCAATAGCTCATCCTGATGTATTGGCAGCAGTTCCTCAGTGACATTAATGGCTAACTGTACCAAATCATTTGCCTTATCATTCATAGTGTCCTCTGACCAGAACTCTAAGCCAGCAGCCTGGCTTCTTTCTTTGGCCTTGTCAGCCTCCATGGCCTTGTTATACTCTTCTGGCCAGCTCCAGGGTTCTTCATCATGGGCCTCTGCCACAAACTTCAGGGCTTCCATCTTTGTGATTTCCCTGTGGGCTCTAGAGCCCCACAAGAACTCAAATTCAAGGGGATTAGTGCCATATACTGGCCAGTACTCCAAGAATCGCATGCGCACAAAGTCAGTAGTAAGGAGGTTCCTTGTGTTCCCATAAAGGTTGTTGATCCTCTGAGGCTCATCCAACATATCAACTTTTAGCAGCAGGTCCCAAACGGAGGCCTCTCTTGCCCGGTTGCCATTCAGGAGGATGTGACCTAGGACCAGGGCCAGGAGACCTGCCTTTGGCATGTCCAGGGACTCTGCTATCCGATCCGTGGTCTGAGTACCCCGCTTGCTGACTAAGTTGTAGGTTTCGGCCTGAGGATCAAGAACCCTCAGGTTCAACCCAAAGACCCGGTCCAGGTAAGCTGAAGCTCGTCTGAGTATCTCAGGGAACTGATCTGAGTATTCTCTGAGAAACTCTAGCATCTCTGACTGCTGGATAGACCCCTCAGTTTGGCTTTTCATTCGCATGAAATTCACCAAAGCAATTGACCTGTCTTCTAGAGGGTCGTGGACCCTGAGCGCCCCCAAACGTCGGGACTGCTCATCGATCAGGACCTCGAGGTCATTCGGGTGCTGAGCAGCCTGGGAAGCACTGGCACCCTGAGGGTTGAATGGCGCCCGAAGGCCCTGGGGGGCATCGGGGACTAGCATGGAGATGGGGGACCCAGAGGCGTTAGTAGCCTGCATTTCGCCCAGGCCGTCGCTGTAATCTGCGGTGGTCTCTGCGCTGCCGTGGCGCGCATTCTGGCTTACCAGAGACATGGTTCCAGGAGACAGGAGCGGAACGGGGAGGTCAGCGATCAGTCGGAGAGAGGACGGTACGTGTGTTGGTGCCTCGGCACAAAGCCGAAGCCCGAGACCCAGGAGCTGGGCGGGTCAGAAGTGAGATCTGGGGAGCGACCTTCCTACACGAGCACTGGCCAGCAATGACCGCAAGCCTCAGAGCTTTTAGCTTTGCCGCAAGCTACGCAGGCGCAGTCAGGCTCTGCGACGTGGTGGCCACGCCCCACTCCCAGTCTTCCACTCCCGCCCTGCCGGGCAAGCGAGGCTGGTTGAAATGGTTGCTGCTGAACTCAAACTTGTTAGAGAAGCGAATTCAAGAAAGGCGGTAGCAGAGATAAAGCAAAGGGGCAAGGGAGTGGGAGGTGTTCAATGATGCTTCACTTTGACGTTTTTCTGTGGGGTATAAAGAGTCATGCTAATAGGCAGTAGAGGattcagagaggaggaggaggaggatgctaATGATGACAGTTATTTTACAGATTCATTAATGCAGCCACTCACTCAACAGATGTTTCTTGACCACATGCCACATGCCAGGCTCAATGCTGGGTATTAAGGGTACATCAGAGGACAAACATAATGATTATTCCTTTTtgtgtggagcttacattctgagATAGGTTCAAACAGGGTAATATCAATGAGAGCTAACACGTATGGAACagttactatgtaccaggcactgtttctGGTGCTTTTGCTCTTTTCATATTAAATCATATAATCTTAGCTAAGAGGTAGCTACTGTTAAtgatccttattttacagatgagtaaactgggTCAGGGAGGTGAATTTACCTGTCCAAAGTGAAGCAGCAACAAGTGAAAGACAccaagatttaaacccaggtctgtcagTCTTAAGAATAAGTACATCTGACCTTTAGCCCTATTTATTAAACATGACTCGTGTAAAATAGATGGAAATGGGTGCTCTGAAGGAGGGTCAATTAACATATAGTACAAACACAGAAGAAGGAGTAAGCAATGAATTACATCTTAGTCTGGGGTGTCTTAGATTGGGGGAAGTTGCCTGAAGAAGGAGTTGAGCTGTAAGTGATGAAAAAGATGAGAAGGGTTTATAGGGGTATTCTAATCTGAGGGAACAACAACAGGCAAGGCCCAGAGGAGTGAAagtacaaaataattttgtataacaGCCAGTCACTCAGGGTGGCTAGAGCCAGTATGCTAGGATGGATGGAAGATGAGTATGAACGTGTCTAGACAGGAACAATTGGATTTCCTGTTCTTCATTTTTTGATGTTAGAACTGATTGTGGCCCCACAGGGTGGAAATGGCAGCACCAGAATAGGGCCTGTTCATTCAGGGGGTTGttcatgcatgtgtatgtgtgtaagtgtACATGGGTGTTTGGGGAGGCATAATCCAAACACTTTGGCCAGGAAGAGAGGGGTCAGCTACTTTATTTTCTGGAAGTGCTACAAAACCGTTGGGCTAAAGCAAAGCTGTAATTCTAGCCTTCAACCATCAAGGAATGCGTAGAGCattgggaagagaaaaaatttatataagaTTGCCATCGGCAGCCACAATTGAAATCCTTCCTTAAATTCTTGATGGTAATGAATACTGATACATTAAGTAATCCTGTGTCCTGGAATTCCTTCAGAGGCCAGTAACTTCACATGTGGGGGCAACTCACCTCTGACATTGTTTACATCCCATGTGCTTTCTACAAGACAAATGTAGGTAGTTCAGGACAATGGATTTGGTCAAACTTGGCTAAAGAGATCAATGTTTATACAAATGAATATGTAGGTTCTACAAGGTAGAAATATGTGGCTTGTATGCTGATCCTTCCTTGGGAGAATGTTTCCAAAAGCAGCAGCATCTTCCAAGCTGCTACAAAGGTATGAGTGAGATCAGATCTGATGGAGTCTCTCACCCTGGTCTTTCCCCTTTTCCAGAAGGGTTCCTTCTCTTAGGTGCTTCCCAGAGGCAAATTCAGAGAGGAGTTTTAATCTCTTCAGTTGTAAACAAAAAATTTTCCCCCTGAAACCAGCTCATGAGTTGGACCTCCTATTACCAACACTCTCCATCTAATAAAGAAGAACAATGTTCAATGATAATATCTTACCTCTGAAATAACATTCTAATCCCATTCCACAGCATTTAAACCCTTAAAAACTTAGTCCCCACTTGGCTCTCTATCTTTATCCCCAAGCACATCCTTCCATGAAATCTGTTCCCTAGCCACATTGGACTACACTTCTGGTCTCAGTCATTTCTATTCCACAAGTCTCCAAACAGTTCTAGTTATTGCTAAACAAATAACAAAGGAGCTGTGCCTGTGACTGTGACATATGgcatgttttcttctttgtttaaatGTGATGTAAAAAGATGGGATCATACTCTCCATTATGAACTTCTTTTGATACTTTCTGAcctcttttttatacttttaaaacgTGAATATTTTTCCATACAATTGTTTGTCTTCAGCATAATTTTAATAAggtatttttactttattaccATGACATACACAGATTAAAATGCACACATCATGACTATAGAGCtttataaattatgataaatttaaCATACTATCTGACCACAGTGCCAATCAAGAAATAAATCATTACCAGCATCTCAGAAGCTCCCATGGCACTTCCTCCCAATATCTTTCCTCTCATTTGTTCTGAAAGGAAACCCCTATTCTGACTTCTAGCATCACAGATTAATTTTTGTCTGTGCCCAAACTTTAAATATCAATAGAATTAGACAGCATGTATTTATTAGTATCGCTCTTTTTCCAACAAACTCCCACTATGTTATGTTATTTATCCACGTCATGTATAGcagtagtttgtttattttcattactatATAGTTTACCATTGTATGAATATGTACTAAAACTTATCCTGtcaactgttgatggacatttaccTCTTTTCCAGTTTGtggctattacgaataatgctgctatgaaccaTTTTTGCACATGTCTTTTGGTTCATGAGTATATTCATGTTGGAAATAAGTCTATGAATGGAATTGCTTGATCAGAAGTAtgagtatttttagttttcagagaTATTGCcagagaatttttcaaaattcttgcaCCAGTTTACAcctccaccagtagtgtatgagagTTTCTATTGCTCTGTGTTCTTGTCTACATGTGTTGTTATCATTCTGTTTAATTGTAGGCATTTTGGTGGGTGTGTTgtggtatatcattgtggttttttcTTTACTCATAGttaacctttttttaaacaacttttcaAACGAGACTAGCCATTTATTTTCCCAGGCCAATGGATagtaaagacagaaaattaaGAAGGATGAGAAATACTAGAAGTCAGCTAGAAGATATTATAGCAGCAAGAAGGGACAACCGGGAGACACTTCAAAGGGAAGGAGATGGAAACAATATTCAAAACTGacattagaattaaaatattatagttctTTTAGGGCATTTGGTGCAAGGACAAAAAGCCCTAGATGTCATAATTGTTCTCAAATTCTTCACTCTATAGTATAGTCATTAATGACATAGACTCATCAAGAAAAGTTAACTTCTGTTTAAGAAGGCAGATAAATATCTATTATAGAATTTTGAATCCAGAAGATACATACCATGCTTTCAAAAGGGTTGGTATTCAAAGTAATAATGTAATTACACAGAAAATTCACATATGGAAAGTCTCATTTCTGGATGAGGTATAGATATAACATTGTGGTAGTTATACCcaactttttataatatttatcccTTTATATCTAAAATTGTAATGCTCACTTAGACTCAATTCATTTGTTAAGCAGTGATATTTTATTCAGACTCAAATAATAAGACTTTACTATTATTAGGTTGGAATATATAAGAACATgtcaaaaaaatcttaaaaatactcATGTTCCCACCAACCAGAGATATTTACTGTTAGCATTTTAGTATATGTCCTTCTAAGTCTGTTTTTCCATActttaattgaaatataacatTTCTGTAGAAAAGTACATAAATTATAAGTATACaactcaatgaattttcacaaattggACATATTTGTATAACCAGCAACCAGTCAACAAAAAGAATATAACCAGCAACCAAAAGTCCCCCTTACATCTCCTTCCATTCATTGGAACACCCTCTTTCCCAAGGGtaaacactatcctaagttttAACACCATAGATTTATTTCACCTATTTTTGAACTctatataattggaatcatacattataattattttcatgtctAGCATCTTCCAGTCAGTATTCATATTGTTTGTAGCAGTcaatcattcatttttcttattgtatAGTACTCTATTTTGTGAacatatcagaattttttttaacccattctactgttgatgggcattttggtgatttccagtttttgaaatgaataatgctgttatgaatacTCTAGTTCaatggtccccaaactttttggtaccagggaccagttccatggaagacaatttttccatggactggggcaggggatggtttagggatgattaaagtgcattacatttattgtgcagtcaaacctctctgctaatgataatctgtatttgcagccactcacTATCTCAGCTCCATTTCATATCATCAGGCATTacattctcataaggagcgtgatccctagatccctcacatgagcagtttacagtagggtttgcactcctatgagaatctaatgccaccactgatctgacaggaggtggagcttatgtgatGATCCAAgctatggggagcagctataaacacatatgaagctttgcttgctcacctcctgctgtgcagcctggttcctaacaggccatggaccagtactagtctgcagcccagggattggggaccacagctctagtgCATGTCTTTTCATTAACTTTTGCATGCACTTCTGTTGGGTGCCTAAGTACACAATTTCTGGATCACAGGTTATGCATATTTccagctattatcaaaaagtttcCAGAAgtggttataccaatttatactctCATAAGTAGAGAATGAGTGTTCTGGTTTCTTTGCATCTTAACGaacacttggtattttctttctttcattataacTATTTTAGTGGGTGGTATAGTATTGCATTTTCACTATCTTAATATTATCTTTCAATCAACagcagttcttttttttattttacaatattacAGGAGttcaaatgttttggtttcaTGGATTCCTTTTGCACTGCTTtagtcaaaattataaatgtgcccatcacccagatagtgtacattgtacctgataggtatgatttcacccaactcccctccccctcccacctgcatgatttccattgagttttacttccatttgtgcacatgagtgctcatcggttatttccaatttaatagggagtacatgtggtgtttgtttttccattcttgagttacttcacttaggaggatggacTCCAGTTCCatgattgttgcaaaaggtattaattcattttttatggctgagtagttctccatggtgtacatataccacattttattaatccgctcatgaattgatgggcccttgaattgattccacatctttgcagttgtgaattgtgctgcaataaacattctagtgcaagtgtatttttgataaaatgacttttgttcctttgggtaaatacccagtagtgggaatgctggattaaatggtaggtctactttgagttctttaaggaatctccatactattttccatagaggttgcactaatttgcagtcccaccaacagtgtataagtgttcctttctttctgcatccatgccagcatctattgttttgtgatttttgataaaagccattctcactggagttaggtgatatatcattgtggttttgatttgcatttctctgatgattagtgacactgggattttttttgtatgtttattggccattagtcttctTTTGAggagcttctgttcatgtcctttactcactttttaatggagttgtttgattttttttcttgctgatttccttgagttcttagtagattctggttattagccctttattggatgtatagcatgcaaatattttctcccattttgtagctTGTCTATTTGctatgttgattgtttccttggttgtgcagaagctttttaatttaatcaagtcccatttatttatttttgttattgctatgattgctttgggggtctttttcataaattctttgcctaggctgatatctagaagagtttttccaaattctcttctagaattcttaggtttcatgtcttagatttaagtctgttacccatattgaattaatttttgtgagtggtgagagatatggatcctgtttcaatattCTACAtggggctatccaattttcccagcactatttattgaatagggattctttccccagtgtatattgctgtctactttgtcaaagatcagatgtcaacatgtggatggttttatatct of the Lemur catta isolate mLemCat1 chromosome X, mLemCat1.pri, whole genome shotgun sequence genome contains:
- the MAGEE2 gene encoding melanoma-associated antigen E2, with protein sequence MSLVSQNARHGSAETTADYSDGLGEMQATNASGSPISMLVPDAPQGLRAPFNPQGASASQAAQHPNDLEVLIDEQSRRLGALRVHDPLEDRSIALVNFMRMKSQTEGSIQQSEMLEFLREYSDQFPEILRRASAYLDRVFGLNLRVLDPQAETYNLVSKRGTQTTDRIAESLDMPKAGLLALVLGHILLNGNRAREASVWDLLLKVDMLDEPQRINNLYGNTRNLLTTDFVRMRFLEYWPVYGTNPLEFEFLWGSRAHREITKMEALKFVAEAHDEEPWSWPEEYNKAMEADKAKERSQAAGLEFWSEDTMNDKANDLVQLAINVTEELLPIHQDELLAHTGKEFEDVFPNILSRATLILDLFYGFSLIEVDTSEHIYLLVQQPESEEEQVMLESLGRPTQEYVMPILGLIFLMGNRVKEANVWNLLRRFSVDVGRKHAITCKLMRQRYLECRPLSYSNPVEYELLWGPRAHLETTKMKALEYMAKLYRKRPQDWPEQYREAMEDEEARARSEATAMFFFGPM